The Oscillospiraceae bacterium genome contains a region encoding:
- a CDS encoding cation transporter, translating into MIKLLIKLFIKDSESESVKREKYGVLGGTLGIICNLLLFCLKLTIGAFMKSIAVISDAFNNLSDCGSSVISIIGAKMSNRRPDKEHPFGHGRIEYISSMLVSFIIILVGVELLKTSFDKIINPQAVDFNIIAVIFLAFSVLIKLWMFSYNRFMGKKINSEMLKAAAADSLNDAISTSAVVISTVAGYFLNWKIDGIIGLAVSILIIISGIKIAKETISILLGQPPEKETVESLHTLIKQNPNIVGIHDLIVHNYGPGRIFASVHAEVPDNCDVIKMHEEIDKLESNILAETGIEAVIHMDPISVNCERCESFKKMVLELLSLQNESFSIHDFRITDGENRINLIFDLVVSCDMPQKKREEIVETFEKDLYKKDPRCRAVIKVENNFI; encoded by the coding sequence ATGATTAAGCTATTGATTAAATTATTTATTAAAGATAGTGAGAGCGAAAGCGTAAAAAGGGAAAAATACGGTGTTTTAGGCGGAACTTTGGGAATAATCTGCAATCTTTTGCTGTTTTGTCTTAAGCTGACAATAGGCGCATTTATGAAAAGTATAGCAGTAATTTCCGATGCTTTTAACAATCTTTCGGACTGTGGCTCTTCGGTTATTTCGATAATAGGGGCAAAAATGAGTAACCGCCGTCCCGATAAAGAGCATCCCTTCGGGCACGGAAGAATTGAATATATTTCTTCTATGCTTGTTTCTTTTATTATTATTCTTGTTGGCGTTGAGCTTTTAAAAACATCCTTTGATAAAATAATCAATCCGCAAGCAGTGGATTTTAATATTATAGCAGTTATATTTTTAGCCTTCTCTGTTTTAATAAAGCTTTGGATGTTTTCATATAATCGCTTTATGGGTAAGAAAATAAATTCCGAAATGCTTAAGGCAGCGGCGGCAGACAGTCTTAATGATGCTATATCAACAAGTGCAGTTGTCATATCCACCGTTGCAGGCTATTTTTTGAATTGGAAAATAGACGGAATTATAGGTCTTGCGGTATCAATACTTATTATAATTTCGGGAATAAAAATAGCTAAGGAAACAATAAGCATTCTTTTGGGTCAGCCTCCTGAAAAGGAAACTGTTGAAAGCCTGCATACGCTGATAAAACAAAATCCCAATATCGTTGGAATACACGATTTGATAGTTCATAATTACGGACCGGGAAGAATTTTTGCTTCTGTGCACGCAGAGGTGCCTGATAACTGTGATGTTATAAAAATGCACGAGGAAATAGATAAACTGGAAAGCAATATTTTAGCTGAAACAGGAATAGAAGCCGTAATTCATATGGACCCGATTTCTGTAAACTGTGAACGCTGTGAAAGCTTCAAAAAAATGGTGCTTGAGCTTCTCAGCTTACAAAACGAAAGCTTTTCAATACACGACTTTCGAATAACTGACGGAGAAAATCGCATAAACTTAATTTTTGACTTGGTTGTAAGCTGTGATATGCCTCAAAAAAAGCGTGAAGAAATAGTGGAAACCTTTGAAAAAGACCTTTATAAAAAAGACCCGAGATGCCGTGCGGTAATCAAAGTAGAAAATAATTTTATATGA